A segment of the Parasphingopyxis algicola genome:
GCCGAACGGCACGATGCGGCATTTCGCGTTCGACGGAGAGCCGGATGCGCTGTGGGACGGCGGAACCTTCACCGCGGGCGTTTTCTCGATCGAAGTCACGCCGGGGGAAGGCGAGGGCGAACAGATCGAAGGCGTGCTCGTGAAACCGGCGTCCGTCCTCGTTCGCGAGGAAGGGCAGGAAGGCGAGACGGAAATCCGCGCCGAATGGCATTGCGGCGCATAGCGCCCGGGCTGTCGCCTAACACTCGCCCCAGCGGCGGAACAGATTCTGCTGGACGGTCTGGATCCGCGTGAAACTTTCGGCCGACATGTTTGCGCCTTCGAGCGCGGCGACGTCGTTCAGCTCGTAGAGCAATTCGCGTTTGAAGGGATCGGCGATCTGGCTCTCGATGAAAGTGATCCCGACGATGCGCTCGCCTTTGGTGATCTCTTCCACCTCGTGCAGGGTCGTCGACGGATAGATGATCGCCGAGCCCAGCTCGCCCTTGAACCGCATATGTCCATCGCTCTGTTTGATGTGCAGCGCACCGCCTTCATACTGGCTGGGATCCTGCAGGAAGATGGTGCAGCTGATGTCCGAACGGACGGGCCCGTCGACCGACTGCATGAACGCCATGTCGGGGTGGAGGCCGTAGCGCATGCCCTTCTGATATCGGGTGATCAGCGGTGGCGCGATTTTCCGGGGAAAGGCGAAGGATCGGAATTCCTCGTTACGCAACAGCGCGTTGGTCATGATCGTCGAGGAGCGCTCATAGGCCTTCTCGTCATTCAGGTGCAGATTGTCCTTCACGAGCGAATGCGGATTGCTGATCTTGC
Coding sequences within it:
- a CDS encoding Fe2+-dependent dioxygenase, whose product is MFKMIYGLLNGQDIKELREIIETATFVDGKISNPHSLVKDNLHLNDEKAYERSSTIMTNALLRNEEFRSFAFPRKIAPPLITRYQKGMRYGLHPDMAFMQSVDGPVRSDISCTIFLQDPSQYEGGALHIKQSDGHMRFKGELGSAIIYPSTTLHEVEEITKGERIVGITFIESQIADPFKRELLYELNDVAALEGANMSAESFTRIQTVQQNLFRRWGEC